The Plasmodium cynomolgi strain B DNA, scaffold: 0484, whole genome shotgun sequence region TAATATCCTTAAAATTGAGTGGAAAAAGGTGAACGCTTTTTTATGTGCTGCGAATGATGAAAAGATCtgcataaatttattgatggaagattatatatagttcctattttatattaatgtgtatagcataaaatatatttctttttattgattttaaataatgtccaaaaaaatgacgacatCATCTGAGAAAATTTtggtatatatgaatataagtctttatttatacattattaattacataaGTAGTTAAACAtggaacaaaagaaaaattctatTATGAGAACCATACCTTTGGTACTAATCTATTAACATTTCCATGATTCATATCAGGAAGAAGCTGCAAAATGCTGTAGTACTGCATAAAATTCATGAAGAACATTTCTTTTCAGAACTTGTTGGATCTTCTGATTTTGATCAACATTGTAATGGAATCGATAATAATCTAAGTTCCAAACGTAGAGAAATCAAATACCTCTGCATTAAACTTGCACGTAATTCAGATAAGTTAAGTCAATCGGGTGAATCTGAACGTACTAATTACTTCAAATATATAGGTTATTGTTTATATGAACGAATAAGTGAAATTCATACTAACAAATCTGCAAAGATTGCTAAGGTAAgattttttgataaatttattttgccatGGATAGTcatgaaaaattacaaaattaagtaACAAATGTAATgcggaaaatataaaatatgttaaattaaatgaattaaaaaataggatatcttcttatatttattttaaaaatcttgaaaagattaaaaaaagttagtaCTTACGAAAATAGAACGGACTGCGataattatttaacatatCTTGAGAGTTTTAAACCAGTACACGACGGATATAAGGATAAGCATTGTATGGGGTTAATTGATTTTTCATCGAATGGAactaattattttccttgtaaTGATAGGGATATACTGACGTCTTGCAAAACTGAATTAGAAAAGTGCAAAGTGCAGTGAATTCAACTCCTACAACAGTACACCTTGCCACCAAAAGTGGTAAAGGCGAAGTAAGtcgagaaaataaaaatgtttccGAAGGTAAAACAAGACCAGCAGATTCAGTAGTCGTAGCAATTTCATCTAGTTCTTCTGATACAGTAACAACTACAACAGTAACTTCAACACAACCAACAACAACTACAACAAAAGTAACTGCGACAAACCAgcaacagcaacaacaacagtAACTGCAACACAACCAGCAATAACAACAACTACAATAATTCCACAAAGCATAGTATCTGCAACACAATCAACAGCAGCAACAATGACACCACCTATAGCCACTAAAAAAAACCGTAACTATACAAAGTACAAGAAGTTCAGTAAGTAAAGGAGgatcatc contains the following coding sequences:
- a CDS encoding CYIR protein (putative;~vir-type antigen), producing MIHIRKKLQNAVVLHKIHEEHFFSELVGSSDFDQHCNGIDNNLSSKRREIKYLCIKLARNSDKLSQSGESERTNYFKYIGYCLYERISEIHTNKSAKIAKVRFFDKFILPWIVMKNYKIKLKKVSTYENRTDCDNYLTYLESFKPVHDGYKDKHCMGLIDFSSNGTNYFPCNDRDILTSCKTELEKCKFITSTKAINLRTNIIFSGITNFVKFIKNIGYQIFNQYSDYNKCVKCKMFESYINHKYTKFISFNKFNRSCRSRRINTYNGCRSRTWKICDFSIARIPWAHSSHSVNI